Proteins encoded together in one Camelus dromedarius isolate mCamDro1 chromosome 11, mCamDro1.pat, whole genome shotgun sequence window:
- the C11H12orf54 gene encoding uncharacterized protein C12orf54 homolog, with the protein MFPQDMEPSPSLAPESLTSVQGQMAQHAFQDQEQKSGRTSKQQIRKPIEDTMRPEEIQVTITETLWDQVLMAFRDIQKELQEDARTRGMSNYSMTPISSASRTGVKRSDSGMTPKMGRLLPSSGEQPSGVQAHKLRSQFSDQSACYPRP; encoded by the exons ATGTTTCCCCAGGACATGGAGCCATCTCCATCTTTAGCTCCAGAGTCTCTGACTTCTGTTCAAGGACAAATGGCACAGCATGCCTTCCAGGATCAAGAACAAAAGTCAGGAAGGACCTCCAAGCAGCAGATAAG AAAACCCATTGAAGACACAATGAGACCAGAG GAAATACAGGTAACAATCACTGAAACCCTGTGGGACCAG GTGCTAATGGCTTTTAGGGATATACAGAAGGAG CTCCAAGAAGATGCTCGGACTCGAG GGATGAGCAACTACTCCATGACACCCATATCATCTGCATCGAGGACTGG TGTCAAGCGTTCAGATTCTGGGATGACCCCGAAGATGGGAAGACTGCTGCCAAGCAGTGGAGAGCAGCCGTCAGGGGTCCAGGCCCACAAACTGAGAAGCCAGTTCTCTGATCAATCAGCTTGCTACCCTAGACCCTAA